One genomic window of Phoenix dactylifera cultivar Barhee BC4 chromosome 6, palm_55x_up_171113_PBpolish2nd_filt_p, whole genome shotgun sequence includes the following:
- the LOC120111212 gene encoding two-component response regulator ARR18-like: protein MLKHFVNELDLPIITMCAYDDNKIRHESLHHGACLHLTKPITIIDLGVISQKAWFQREHMEERYESVGSQPNVEEVGQVGASSSSKTPKGGSSGKNEFIWKRQEGGGSEKPKKAHLEWDFELHQRFLLAAALVGERAPPSRIYELMGVEGLTISQVSNRLQRHRTHLRRLERSTEIHPLREIRPMPSFTQPIFAPFIAAPYPPMHSSGWTQPVDMTDKSPPAADDIDDIFDVRNYVFDDAAIAKMLDEITRENDTTP from the exons ATGCTAAAGCATTTTGTGAACGAGTTGGACCTACCCATCATCA CGATGTGCGCTTACGATGATAATAAAATTAGACATGAATCGCTTCACCATGGTGCTTGCTTGCACCTAACAAAGCCCATAACTATCATCGATCTTGGGGTTATTTCTCAGAAGGCATGGTTTCAGAGGGAACACATGGAAGAGAGATATGAGAGCGTGGGGAGCCAACCTAACGTTGAAGAGGTCGGCCAAGTTGGCGCCTCATCCTCTTCAAAGACACCAAAAGGTGGAAGTTCTGGGAAAAATGAATTTATTTGGAAGAGGCAAGAAGGTGGTGGTTCTGAAAAGCCAAAGAAGGCACACTTGGAATGGGATTTCGAGCTCCACCAAAGGTTTCTTCTAGCTGCTGCCCTAGTAGGAGAAC GTGCTCCTCCTAGCAGGATATATGAGCTGATGGGAGTTGAGGGTCTTACCATAAGTCAAGTTTCAAATCGCCTTCAG AGGCATCGAACTCACTTGCGGAGATTGGAGAGATCAACCGAGATTCATCCACTACGAGAGATAAGGCCAATGCCTTCCTTCACCCAACCAATCTTTGCTCCCTTCATCGCGGCCCCATATCCTCCGATGCATTCGAGTGGATGGACTCAACCAGTAGACATGACAGACAAAAGTCCACCAGCAGCGGATGATATCGATGATATATTTGATGTGAGAAATTATGTTTTCGATGATGCTGCTATAGCTAAAATGTTGGATGAAATTACTAGAGAAAATGATACCACGCCATGA
- the LOC120110983 gene encoding two-component response regulator ARR18-like yields the protein MLKHFVNELDLPIITMCAYDDDKIRHESLHHGACLHLTKPITITDFGVVSQKAWFQREHKEQRSESVGSQPNIEEVGQAGASCSLKTPKGGSSGKNEFIRKRQEGGGSEKPKQARLEWDFELHQRFLLATVLVGERAPPSRVYELMGVEGLTLSQVSNRLQV from the exons ATGCTGAAGCATTTTGTGAATGAATTGGACCTACCCATCATCA CGATGTGCGCTTACGATGATGATAAAATTAGACATGAATCGCTTCACCATGGTGCTTGCTTGCACCTAACAAAGCCCATAACTATCACCGATTTTGGGGTTGTTTCTCAGAAGGCATGGTTTCAGAGGGAACACAAGGAACAGAGATCTGAGAGCGTGGGGAGCCAACCTAACATTGAAGAGGTCGGCCAAGCTGGCGCTTCATGCTCTTTAAAGACACCAAAAGGTGGAAGCTCTGGGAAAAATGAATTTATTCGGAAGAGGCAAGAAGGTGGTGGTTCTGAAAAGCCAAAGCAGGCACGCTTGGAATGGGATTTCGAGCTCCACCAAAGGTTTCTGCTTGCTACTGTGCTAGTAGGAGAAC GTGCTCCTCCTAGCAGGGTATATGAGCTGATGGGAGTTGAGGGTCTTACCCTGAGTCAAGTTTCAAATCGCCTTCAGGTCTGA